TCTGCTTCCTCAACTCCGGCTTTCCCTCGCGGATCGAGACCACGACAACATCTCCTACAGCTGCTCCCGGTATCCTCCTCCAGACGGTCTTAGCGCCTCGGACGCCGATCACTCGGGCTAACCTAGCTCCCGAGTTATCCGTCACTTTGACTAGACTTTCTACAAATACGCCAGGTGTTTTATGGAACCTGTACGATACCCCGGTGACTTTAGGTCCACGTTTCGCCACGCCTGATCACCGTAGTTCGACCCTTATAAGTTTGAAGCTGCCTCTATCGAGGGTGTTCGTGAAGCAGTCTGGTTCCCAACCTTAGCCAGGACAACGAAGGCCACCGACTTCGCCAAGGGTCTGCACTCTCCAATGATTACCCTATCTCCTGGTTTAACTTCGATGCAGGGAGGAACCCTCACGTGCTTTTTCTTTCGTCGTTTTTCATACCTCATGTACTTTGGCACATAGTGGAGGTACTCATGGATGACAACGGCCGTCTTATTCATCTTTACCTTGTCTACCGTGACCTCCATTATCACCCCCCTCACGGGCAGCGTCCCGTGCCATGGGCAGAGAGGATCATCGCATACCTTCTCAGGTGGTTTTAACCCCGGAATACCGACGTTTCGGAACCTTGTACTACTCATACGATTCCTGCGGCCACAGAGCACCCGTTTATAAACAGCACGCCCGTCCTGATCACCAGTTGCGCAGCTTCTTCTTTATCCGATCCTCGGGTCTACCCAGTAGTTCTTTACCATCGACCAGTACGAGAGAGCCGTCTGGTAGCTTTAAGAGCAGCTTTACATCACTCTTGAAAACCCTCTTCCGACCTTTCGGCGTTTCGAGGAGGATGGTTTTCATAGTTTCATCAATTATCCTACCCTTGATTCCCACCTGACACCTATTCTTGCTTTCGGCAACTTCCGCCTCCAATCCTATTAGCTCATGCAGTAATACGTTCGATGGGGAGATGCCCACCCCTTTACTGAGAACCTTTCTTGC
Above is a genomic segment from Thermofilaceae archaeon containing:
- a CDS encoding 50S ribosomal protein L14, with protein sequence MAKRGPKVTGVSYRFHKTPGVFVESLVKVTDNSGARLARVIGVRGAKTVWRRIPGAAVGDVVVVSIREGKPELRKQILHGIVVRQRRPFRRPDGTWIAFEDNAIVLITPEGDPKGSEIHGPVAKEAVERHPRLATMVTMVV
- a CDS encoding 30S ribosomal protein S17, whose amino-acid sequence is MSSTRFRNVGIPGLKPPEKVCDDPLCPWHGTLPVRGVIMEVTVDKVKMNKTAVVIHEYLHYVPKYMRYEKRRKKKHVRVPPCIEVKPGDRVIIGECRPLAKSVAFVVLAKVGNQTASRTPSIEAASNL
- a CDS encoding ribonuclease P protein component 1, encoding MKRRARKVLSKGVGISPSNVLLHELIGLEAEVAESKNRCQVGIKGRIIDETMKTILLETPKGRKRVFKSDVKLLLKLPDGSLVLVDGKELLGRPEDRIKKKLRNW